From Camelina sativa cultivar DH55 chromosome 7, Cs, whole genome shotgun sequence, one genomic window encodes:
- the LOC104705117 gene encoding dnaJ homolog subfamily C GRV2-like: MDSVSRATVASTTAVVEEPEYLARYLVVKHSWRGRYKRILCISGGGIVTLDPNTLAVTNSYDTGSNFDGASPLIGRDENTESVGGEFTINVRTDGKGKFKAMKFSSRCRASILTELYRLRWHQIRPVAEFQVLHLRRRNAEWVPYKLKVTFVGLELVDSKXWDFLRVHRFRDRRRI, from the exons ATGGACTCCGTCTCTAGAGCCACCGTCGCGTCTACAACTGCTGTTGTCGAAGAGCCCGAGTATCTTGCTAGGTATCTTGTTGTTAAACATTCCTGGAGGGGTCGTTACAAGAGGATCCTTTGTATTTCGGGCGGTGGAATCGTCACGCTTGATCCTAATACTCTTGCTGTTACTAATTCTTATGATACTGGAAGTAATTTTGATGGTGCTTCACCTTTGATTGGGAGGGATGAGAATACGGAGAGTGTTGGTGGTGAGTTTACTATCAATGTTAGGACGGATGGGAAAGGCAAATTCAAGGCTATGAAGTTCTCTTCTAGGTGCAGGGCAAGTATTTTAACTGAGTTGTATCGGCTTAGATGGCATCAAATTAGACCTGTGGCTGAGTTTCAGGTGCTACACCTTAGGAGACGCAACGCTGAATGGGTTCcttat AAATTGAAGGTCACCTTTGTCGGTCTGGAGCTCGTCGACTCAAAATNCTGGGATTTTCTACGTG TTCATCGATTCCGTGACCGCCGTCGGATCTGA
- the LOC104703503 gene encoding dnaJ homolog subfamily C GRV2-like: protein MDSVSRATVASTTAVVEEPEYLARYLVVKHSWRGRYKRILCISGGGIVTLDPNTLAVTNSYDTGSNFDGASPLIGRDENTESVGGEFTINVRTDGKGKFKAMKFSSRCRASILTELYRLRWHQIRPVAEFQVLHLRRRNAEWVPYKLKVTFVGLELVDSKSGDSRWILDFRDMGSPAIILLADAYRTKSTDSAGFILCPMYGRKSKAFRAAPGTTNSSIVASLAKTAKSMVGVFLSVDDSQLLTASEYMTRRAKEAVGAEETPNGWWSVTRLRSAAHGTLNMPGLSLEIGPKGGLGKHGDAVALQLILTKASLVERRIDNYEVVIVRPLSSVSSLVRFAEEPQMFAIEFSDGCPVHVYASISRDNLLAAILDTLQTEGQCPIPVLPRLTMPGHRIDPPCGRVSLIFGPQHLVADMETCSLHLKHLAAAAKDAVAEGGSVPGYKARLWRRIREFNACIPYTGVPSNIEVPEVTLMALITMLPSTPNLPVDAPPLPPPSPKAAATVIGFVACLRRLLSSRSASSHIMSFPAAVYRIMGLLRNGSEGVANEAAGLIASLIGGWSADLNTVPDSRGEKHATIMHTKSVLFAQQGYVTILVNRLKPMSVSPLFSMAIVEVFEAMVCDPHGETTQYTVFVELLRQIAALRRRLFSLFAHPAESVREIIAVIMRTIAEEDAIAAESMRDAALRDGALLRHLLNAFSLPASERREVSRQLVALWADSYQPALDLLSRVLPPGLVAYLHTRPDDVLDDTDQEGSSTRRRQKRLLQQRRGRIAKGMGAQDCPLPPGNNVETSDAAKQMTANTSSVPDNFQRPAADYSSEALNQQASAFPGSNPAAVSQNGYPAFASSTTNANGHEQPETNASDVVGSDPNLYGIQNSVLPAPAQVIVESTAVGSGKLLLNWREFWRAFGLDHNRADLIWNERTRQELREALKAEVHNLDVEKERTEDISPGCVDVEATTGQETVPRISWNYAEFSVSYRSLSKEVCVGQYYLRLLLESGNAGKAQDFPLRDPVAFFRALYHRFQCDADMGLTIDGAVPDELGSSGDWCDMSMLDGFGGGGGASVRELCARAMAIVYEQHYNTIGPFEGTAHITVLIDRTNDRALRHRLLLLLKALVKVLLNVEGCVVVGGCVLAVDLLTVVHENSERTPIPLQSNLIAATAFMEPPKEWMYIDKGGAEVGPVEKDVIRSLWSKKDIDWTTKCRALGMSEWKKLRDIRELRWAVAVRVPVLTPTQVGDAALSILHSMVSAHSDLDDAGEIVTPTPRVKRILSSTRCLPHIAQALLSGEPVIVEAGAALLKDVVTRNSKAMIRLYSTGAFYFALAYPGSNLYSIAQLFSVTHVHQAFHGGEEATVSSSLPLAKRSVLGGLLPESLLYVLERSGPAAFAAGMVSDSDTPEIIWTHKMRAENLICQVLQHLGDYPQKLSQHCHSLYDYAPMPPVTYPELRDEMWCHRYYLRNLCDEIRFPNWPIVEHVEFLQSLLVMWREELTRKPMDLSEGEACKILEISLNDVSSDDLNRTASVELNEEVSHISKQIQNLDEEKLKRQYRKLAMRYHPDKNPEGREKFLAVQKAYECLQATMQGLQGPQPWRLLLLLKAQCILYRRYGHVLQPFKYAGYPMLLDAVTVDTDDNNFLSNDRSPLLVAASELVSLTYLFILLNXEELVRDGGVQLLSTLLSRCMCVVQPTTSQHEPAAIIVTNVMRTLSVISQFESARARFLELPSLIEDIVHCTELGLVPAAVDAALQSIAKVSVFPELQHGLLKAGALWYILPLLLQYDSTADESNSVESHGVGVSIQIAKNEHAVQASQALSRLSGLCGDLSLTPYNAAAADVLVALLTPKLASLLKDEVAKDLLSKLNTNLETPEIIWNSATRSELLNFVDEQRACQCPDGSYDLETAQSFSYDALSKEVFIGNVYLKVYNDQPDSEISQPEAFCNALIDFISSLVHTELPAVSEDENLIEGSSSSKDTPELQSSVAELSLIEGDSDHQPSSEGTKKEECSLIDHLQLGLTALQNLLTKYPDLASVFSSKERLLPLFECFSVSIASKTDIPKLCLNVLSRLTAYAPCLETMVSDGSSLLLLLQMLHSAPSFREGALHVLYALASTPELAWAAAKHGGVVYILELLLPLQKEIPIQQRAAAASLLGKLVAQPMHGPRVAITLVRFLPDGLVSIIRDGPGEAVVHALERTTETPELVWTPAMAASLSAQIATMASDIYREQQKGCVIEWDVPEQSSGQQEMRDEPQVGGIYVRLFLKDPKFPLRNPKRFLEGLLDQYLSAMAATHYEEHPVDPELPLLLSAALVSLLRVHPALADHIGYLGYVPKLVAAVAYEGRRETMSSGEVKAEEIGSDGVNESADPSSLPGQTPQERVRLSCLRVLHQLAASTACAEAMAATSVGNAQVVPLLMKAIGWLGGSILALETLKRVVVAGNRARDALVAQGLKVGLIEVLLGLLDWRTGGRYGLSSHMKWNESEASIGRVLAVEVLHGFATEGAHCSKVREILDASEVWSAYKDQKHDLFLPSNTQSAAGVAGFIENSSNSLTYALTAPPSPPSHP from the exons ATGGACTCCGTCTCTAGAGCCACCGTCGCGTCTACAACTGCTGTTGTCGAAGAGCCCGAGTATCTTGCTAGGTATCTTGTTGTTAAACATTCCTGGAGGGGTCGTTACAAGAGGATCCTTTGTATTTCGGGCGGTGGAATCGTCACGCTTGATCCTAATACTCTTGCTGTTACTAATTCTTATGATACTGGAAGTAATTTTGATGGTGCTTCACCTTTGATTGGGAGGGATGAGAATACGGAGAGTGTTGGTGGTGAGTTTACTATCAATGTTAGGACGGATGGGAAAGGCAAATTCAAGGCTATGAAGTTCTCTTCTAGGTGCAGGGCAAGTATTTTAACTGAGTTGTATCGGCTTAGATGGCATCAAATTAGACCTGTGGCTGAGTTTCAGGTGCTACACCTTAGGAGACGCAACGCTGAATGGGTTCcttat AAATTGAAGGTCACCTTTGTCGGTCTGGAGCTCGTCGACTCAAAATCTGGTGATTCACgttggattttggatttcagAGACATGGGTTCCCCAGCAATCATTCTTCTCGCTGATGCATACCGGACAAAATCTACGGACTCTGCTGGGTTTATTCTGTGTCCCATGTACGGGAGAAAGTCAAAAGCTTTTAGAGCTGCCCCCGGGACAACAAATTCGTCCATTGTCGCAAGTTTG GCTAAGACTGCAAAGTCCATGGTTGGGGTATTCTTGTCAGTCGATGATTCACAGTTGCTGACAGCTTCGGAGTATATGACACGAAGGG CTAAAGAAGCAGTTGGAGCTGAAGAAACTCCTAATGGGTGGTGGTCTGTTACTAGATTAAGATCTGCTGCTCATGGAACCCTTAACATGCCTGGACTAAGCTTGGAAATTGGCCCTAAAGGAGGACTTGGTAAGCATGGGGATGCTGTAGCCCTTCAGCTAATTCTTACTAAGGCCTCCCTTGTTGAGAGACGAATAGATAACTATGAA GTTGTCATCGTTCGTCCTCTATCTTCGGTAAGTTCACTTGTTCGGTTCGCTGAGGAGCCTCAAATGTTTGCTATCGAATTCAGTGATGGGTGTCCAGTTCAT GTCTATGCGAGCATATCCCGAGACAACCTACTTGCAGCGATTCTCGATACTTTGCAAACTGAA GGACAATGCCCGATACCAGTATTACCTAGGCTTACTATGCCTGGTCATCGCATTGATCCACCTTGTGGAAGGGTTAGTTTGATCTTTGGACCACAACATCTTGTTGCTGATATGGAAACTTGCTCCCTACATCTGAAACATTTAGCTGCTGCTGCAAAAGATGCAGTTGCCGAAGGTGGTTCTGTTCCTGGTTATAAGGCTAGATTATGGCGCAGAATAAGGGAGTTCAATGCTTGTATCCCGTATACAGGTGTGCCCAGTAATATTGAAGTCCCTGAGGTGACTTTGATGGCATTGATTACAATGTTACCATCAACTCCAAATCTCCCTGTAGACGCCCCTCCTTTGCCACCACCGTCACCCAAAGCAGCTGCAACTGTCATTGGCTTTGTTGCATGTTTGCGTAGGTTATTGTCCTCCAGGAGTGCATCGTCCCATATAATGTCTTTCCCTGCTGCTGTTTACAGGATAATGGGTTTACTTAGGAATGGTTCTGAAGGCGTGGCTAATGAAGCTGCAGGGCTTATTGCGTCCCTCATAGGTGGTTGGTCAGCAGATCTAAATACTGTACCGGATTCCAGAGGAGAAAAACATGCAACTATCATGCATACCAAGTCTGTTTTGTTTGCTCAACAGGGTTATGTTACGATCCTTGTCAATCGATTGAAGCCCATGTCAGTCTCACCTCTGTTTTCCATGGCAATTGTTGAAGTCTTTGAGGCTATGGTTTGTGATCCACATGGAGAGACTACCCAATACACTGTTTTTGTAGAGTTGTTACGACAAATAGCTGCTCTACGACGTCGTTTATTTTCACTCTTTGCACATCCTGCGGAAAGTGTTAGGGAAATCATTGCTGTTATAATGCGTACAATAGCTGAAGAAGATGCAATTGCTGCAGAGTCAATGCGTGATGCTGCTTTGCGTGATGGTGCTTTGTTGAGACATTTATTGAATGCATTTTCCCTTCCTGCCAGTGAGCGCCGCGAGGTAAGTAGGCAGCTTGTGGCACTCTGGGCAGATTCTTACCAACCAGCTTTGGATCTACTGTCTCGAGTTTTGCCACCTGGGCTTGTTGCATATTTGCATACACGTCCTGATGATGTTCTCGATGATACAGATCAAGAAGGTTCGTCAACAAGGAGACGGCAGAAAAGATTACTTCAGCAAAGAAGAGGTCGCATAGCTAAGGGAATGGGTGCTCAAGATTGTCCTCTTCCCCCTGGTAATAATGTTGAGACCAGCGATGCAGCAAAACAGATGACTGCAAATACTTCTAGTGTACCCGATAACTTTCAAAGGCCTGCCGCAGATTATTCTTCTGAAGCTTTGAATCAACAGGCTTCTGCTTTTCCAGGTAGTAATCCTGCTGCGGTTTCACAAAATGGCTATCCAGCATTTGCTTCAAGCACCACAAATGCAAATGGACACGAGCAACCTGAGACTAATGCTTCTGATGTGGTTGGTTCTGATCCAAACTTGTATGGCATCCAGAATTCAGTGCTTCCAGCACCTGCCCAAGTTATTGTAGAAAGTACAGCTGTAGGTTCCGGAAAGCTACTTCTAAATTGGCGTGAGTTTTGGCGAGCCTTTGGCCTTGATCATAACCGTGCAGATCTCATCTGGAATGAGCGTACAAGGCAAGAATTAAGGGAAGCGTTGAAGGCTGAGGTTCATAACCTAGATGTTGAGAAAGAGCGCACAGAAGATATTTCCCCTGGATGTGTGGATGTCGAGGCCACAACTGGCCAGGAGACTGTCCCACGTATATCGTGGAACTATGCTGAATTTTCTGTTAGTTATCGTAGCTTGTCAAAGGAAGTTTGTGTGGGTCAATATTACCTACGCTTATTGCTTGAAAGTGGGAACGCTGGCAAGGCACAAGATTTCCCTCTCCGTGATCCAGTTGCTTTTTTCAGGGCACTCTATCATCGTTTCCAATGTGATGCTGATATGGGGCTTACTATTGATGGTGCTGTTCCAGATGAATTGGGTTCATCAGGCGACTGGTGTGATATGAGTATGCTTGATGGTTTTGGTGGAGGGGGAGGAGCCTCTGTTAGGGAGCTTTGTGCAAGAGCGATGGCGATTGTCTATGAGCAACACTACAATACAATAGGTCCTTTTGAAGGCACTGCACATATTACAGTACTGATAGATAGGACAAATGATAGAGCTTTGAGGCATCGCCTACTTCTTCTCCTGAAG GCTCTAGTTAAGGTCTTGTTAAATGTCGAAGGTTGTGTTGTGGTCGGTGGTTGTGTCCTAGCTGTAGATCTGCTGACTGTTGTTCATGAAAACTCGGAGAGGACTCCTATTCCATTACAGTCCAATTTAATTGCTGCCACTGCATTTATGGAACCACCCAAGGAATGGATGTACATTGACAAAGGTGGTGCAGAAGTGGGACCTGTAGAGAAGGACGTCATCAGAAGTTTATGGTCCAAAAAGGATATTGACTGGACGACAAAGTGTAGGGCTTTAGGAATGTCAGAATGGAAGAAATTGCGTGATATCCGTGAACTTAGATGGGCAGTAGCTGTTCGAGTTCCAGTCCTCACACCTACACAG GTAGGGGATGCTGCATTGTCCATATTACATAGCATGGTTTCGGCACATTCAGATTTGGATGACGCAGGAGAGATTGTAACTCCAACACCAAGAGTAAAACGTATCTTGTCTAGTACACGTTGTCTTCCTCACATTGCTCAG GCTCTGCTTTCTGGCGAGCCAGTTATTGTGGAGGCTGGTGCTGCTCTTTTGAAAGACGTTGTTACCAGAAACTCCAAGGCTATGATCCGCCTGTACAGTACAGGGGCCTTTTATTTTGCCCTTGCTTACCCTGGATCCAATCTTTACTCAATCGCGCAACTCTTCTCGGTCACTCATGTGCATCAAGCTTTTCATGGTGGGGAAGAAGCTACTGTGTCCTCTTCTCTGCCCCTGGCTAAACGAAGCGTATTGGGTGGTCTTCTCCCTGAGTCCTTATTATATGTATTAGAGCGCAGTGGACCAGCTGCGTTTGCAGCTGGCATGGTTTCGGATTCTGATACTCCGGAGATTATATGGACACATAAAATGCGAGCAGAAAATCTTATATGTCAG GTTTTGCAGCATCTTGGTGACTATCCTCAGAAATTGTCACAGCACTGCCATTCTCTCTATGATTATGCTCCCATGCCACCTGTTACGTATCCAGAACTTAGAGATGAGATGTGGTGTCACCGTTATTATCTCAGAAATTTATGTGATGAGATTCGTTTTCCAAATTGGCCGATTGTTGAACATGTCGAGTTTTTACAATCATTACTTGTGATGTGGCGTGAAGAGTTGACTAGGAAACCTATGGATCTTTCTGAAGGAGAAGCTTGCAAAATTCTTGAAATATCCCTGAATGATGTTTCAAGTGATGACCTAAATCGGACTGCTTCAGTTGAGTTGAATGAGGAAGTATCTCATATATCCAAGCAGATTCAAAATCTTGATGAAGAGAAACTAAAGCGCCAGTATAGGAAGCTTGCGATGAGGTACCATCCTGACAAGAATCCAGAAGGAAGGGAAAAGTTCCTGGCTGTTCAAAAAGCTTATGAATGCCTACAG GCAACAATGCAAGGATTGCAAGGTCCTCAGCCGTGGAGGTTGCTGCTTTTACTGAAAGCGCAGTGCATCTTATATCGACGTTATGGACACGTGTTACAGCCATTCAAATATGCTGGCTATCCAATGTTACTTGATGCAGTCACCGTGGACACGGATGACAACAACTTTCTATCTAATGATAGATCCCCTCTTCTTGTTGCAGCATCTGAGCTTGTTTCTTTAACGTACTTATTTATCTTGCTAAAC NNNGAAGAATTAGTGAGAGATGGTGGTGTGCAGCTTCTATCGACTCTTCTTTCCCGCTGCATGTGTGTGGTTCAGCCAACAACTTCACAACACGAACCAGCTGCAATCATTGTCACAAATGTAATGCGTACACTTTCTGTAATAAGTCAGTTTGAGAGTGCAAGGGCTAGATTTCTAGAGTTACCCAGTCTGATTGAAGACATTGTGCACTGTACGGAGTTAGGACTTGTGCCTGCAGCCGTTGATGCTGCTCTCCAGTCTATTGCCAAGGTTTCTGTCTTCCCTGAACTTCAGCATGGTTTGCTAAAGGCCGGTGCTTTATG GTATATTCTCCCGTTATTACTACAATATGACTCAACTGCAGATGAATCTAATTCTGTCGAGTCTCATGGGGTTGGAGTTAGCATTCAAATTGCCAAGAATGAGCATGCCGTACAAGCATCACAAGCCCTATCAAGGCTTAGTGGACTGTGTGGAGATTTGAGTTTGACTCCTTACAATGCTGCTGCGGCTGATGTTCTCGTAGCATTACTGACTCCAAAACTTGCTAGTTTGTTGAAAGATGAAGTTGCTAAGGATTTGTTATCCAAACTCAACACAAATTTGGAGACACCAGAG aTTATCTGGAACTCTGCAACTCGATCAGAGCTTTTAAATTTTGTGGATGAACAACGCGCCTGCCAGTGCCCTGATGGTTCATATGATTTGGAAACTGCTCAATCTTTTTCATATGACGCCCTGTCAAAAGAGGTCTTCATTGGCAATGTTTACTTGAAGGTCTATAATGATCAACCCGACTCAGAGATCAGTCAACCAGAAGCATTCTGCAATGCTCTAATTGACTTTATATCATCATTAGTGCATACTGAATTGCCCGCTGTTTCTGAGGACGAAAATCTTATCGAAGGCAGCAGTTCTTCTAAGGATACTCCAGAACTTCAAAGTAGCGTCGCAGAACTGTCATTGATTGAAGGAGATTCCGATCATCAGCCATCATCTGAGGGGACGAAGAAGGAAGAGTGTTCTCTGATTGATCACCTCCAATTAGGATTGACTGCTCTTCAG aactTGCTTACAAAGTATCCAGATCTGGCTTCAGTGTTTTCGTCCAAGGAGAGATTATTACCTCTCTTTGAATGTTTTTCGGTGTCCATTGCATCAAAAACTGATATTCCAAAACTCTGCCTGAACGTCCTCTCTCGTCTAACTGCTTATGCTCCTTGCTTGGAGACGATGGTATCTGATGGATCtagtcttcttctcctcttacAAATGCTTCATTCTGCACCTTCTTTTCGCGAGGGTGCCCTCCATGTTCTTTATGCTTTGGCAAGCACACCAGAACTTGCTTGGGCTGCTGCAAAACATGGTGGAGTAGTATACATTCTGGAACTTTTATTGCCTTTGCAAA AAGAAATTCCCATTCAACAAAGAGCGGCAGCGGCTTCTTTGTTAGGGAAGCTTGTTGCACAGCCAATGCATGGGCCGAGAGTTGCCATCACACTTGTGAGATTCCTTCCGGACGGTCTTGTATCCATAATTCGTGATGGACCTGGGGAGGCTGTTGTACATGCGCTTGAGCGGACCACAGAGACACCAGAACTTGTGTGGACACCAGCAATGGCAGCATCTTTGTCTGCACAGATTGCGACCATGGCATCAGATATTTATCGTGAACAACAGAAGGGTTGTGTTATTGAATGGGATGTACCAGAACAGTCATCTGGTCAACAAGAAATGAGAGACGAGCCACag GTTGGTGGAATCTATGTCAGGCTTTTCTTAAAAGATCCCAAATTCCCTCTGAGAAATCCAAAACGATTCTTGGAAGGACTGCTAGATCAGTATTTGTCAGCAATGGCAGCAACACATTATGAAGAACATCCTGTTGACCCTGAGCTCCCTCTCCTTCTCTCTGCTGCATTGGTTTCTTTGTTGCGAGTGCATCCTGCACTTGCAGATCACATAGGATATCTCGGGTATGTCCCGAAACTTGTCGCTGCTGTGGCGTATGAGGGGAGGCGGGAAACAATGTCTTCTGGCGAAGTGAAGGCTGAAGAAATTGGCTCTGATGGAGTCAATGAGTCTGCTGATCCCTCCAGTCTACCTGGGCAAACCCCTCAAGAACGTGTGCGCCTTAGTTGTTTACGTGTGCTTCATCAACTTGCAGCTAGTACCGCATGTGCTGAAGCAATGGCTGCAACTAGTGTTGGAAATGCCCAG GTGGTTCCACTTCTAATGAAAGCAATAGGATGGCTTGGTGGGAGCATTTTAGCACTAGAGACGCTTAAGCGTGTTGTTGTTGCTGGAAATCGGGCAAGAGATGCGCTTGTTGCGCAAGGGCTAAA GGTTGGTCTTATTGAGGTTCTTCTTGGACTGCTTGACTGGAGGACGGGAGGAAGGTATGGGCTCAGCTCTCACATGAAATGGAATGAATCGGAAGCATCAATCGGGCGGGTGCTTGCTGTTGAG GTATTGCATGGTTTTGCAACAGAAGGGGCACATTGCTCAAAAGTGCGTGAGATACTTGACGCGTCAGAA GTGTGGAGTGCATATAAAGACCAAAAACATGACCTCTTCCTGCCATCTAACACGCAATCAGCGGCAGGAGTGGCTGGCTTTATTGAGAACTCATCCAACAGTCTTACTTACGCTCTTACCGCTCCTCCTTCTCCGCCTTCACATCCTTGA
- the LOC104705118 gene encoding dnaJ homolog subfamily C GRV2-like, which yields MDSVSRATVASTTAVVEEPEYLARYLVVKHSWRGRYKRILCISGGGIVTLDPNTLAVTNSYDTGSNFDGASPLIGRDENTESVGGEFTINVRTDGKGKFKAMKFSSRCRASILTELYRLRWHQIRPVAEFQVLHLRRRNAEWVPYIDLPIVWY from the exons ATGGACTCCGTCTCTAGAGCCACCGTCGCGTCTACAACTGCTGTTGTCGAAGAGCCCGAGTATCTTGCTAGGTATCTTGTTGTTAAACATTCCTGGAGGGGTCGTTACAAGAGGATCCTTTGTATTTCGGGCGGTGGAATCGTCACGCTTGATCCTAATACTCTTGCTGTTACTAATTCTTATGATACTGGAAGTAATTTTGATGGTGCTTCACCTTTGATTGGGAGGGATGAGAATACGGAGAGTGTTGGTGGTGAGTTTACTATCAATGTTAGGACGGATGGGAAAGGCAAATTCAAGGCTATGAAGTTCTCTTCTAG GTGCAGGGCAAGTATTTTAACTGAGTTGTATCGGCTTAGATGGCATCAAATTAGACCTGTGGCTGAGTTTCAGGTGCTACACCTTAGGAGACGCAACGCTGAATGGGTTCcttat ATAGATTTACCCATAGTCTGGTATTAG
- the LOC104703506 gene encoding sodium/pyruvate cotransporter BASS2, chloroplastic produces the protein MASISRILPTDGKLSQCRINTCWVPATRRSRAQTLLDSPKLVSVRSSGISLRIQNSKPLRPVSALEATTTSSRSSSVVCKAAAGDVPESTPKELSQYEKTIELLTTLFPLWVILGTLVGIFKPSLVTWLETDLFTLGLGFLMLSMGLTLTFEDFRRCLRNPWTVGVGFLAQYLIKPVLGFLIAMTLKLSAPLATGLILVSCCPGGQASNVATYISKGNVALSVLMTTCSTIGAIIMTPLLTKLLAGQLVPVDAAGLAISTFQVVLVPTIVGVLANEFFPKFTSKIITVTPLIGVILTTLLCASPIGQVSEVLKTQGAQLILPVAVLHAAAFAIGYWISKFSFGESTSRTISIECGMQSSALGFLLAQKHFTNPLVAVPSAVSVVCMALGGSGLAVFWRNQPIPADDKDDFKE, from the exons ATGGCCTCCATTTCTAGGATTTTGCCAACAGATGGCAAATTAAGTCAATGCAGAATCAACACTTGTTGGGTTCCTGCTACGAGGAGGAGCAGAGCTCAAACTCTTTTGG ATTCTCCCAAGTTGGTTTCTGTTCGTAGCTCTGGGATTAGTTTGAGGATTCAGAATAGTAAACCATTACGTCCTGTCTCTGCTCTTGAAGCAACAACAACCTCCTCCAG GAGTAGTAGTGTTGTGTGTAAGGCTGCTGCAGGTGATGTACCTGAGAGTACTCCTAAGGAACTTAGTCAGTATGAGAAGACTATTGAGCTTTTGACAACCCTTTTTCCACTTTGG GTTATTTTGGGAACACTTGTTGGCATCTTCAAGCCGTCTTTA GTTACATGGTTGGAAACAGATCTCTTTACTCTAGGTCTTGGATTTCTTATGCTCTCCATGGGATTAACTCTTACGTTTGAAGATTTCAGAAGATGTTTACGTAATCCATGGACG GTGGGTGTTGGTTTTCTTGCTCAATACTTGATCAAGCCAGTTCTAGGTTTTCTCATTGCAATG acTCTTAAGCTTTCAGCACCTCTTGCGACTGGTCTTATCCTAGTCTCATGCTGCCCTGGAGGACAAGCGTCAAATGTTGCTACCTACATTTCCAAGGGGAATGTGGCGCTCTCTGTACTGATGACTAC GTGTTCAACCATCGGGGCTATTATAATGACTCCTCTTCTCACTAAGCTTCTTGCTGGCCAGCTTGTTCCCGTTGATGCTGCT GGACTTGCTATTAGTACTTTTCAAGTAGTGTTGGTGCCTACTATAGTTGGAG TTCTGGCCAACGAGTTCTTTCCTAAATTTACATCAAAGATCATAACAGTGACGCCTCTAATTGGAGTCATTCTGACCACCCTTCTCTGCGCCAGCCCT ATTGGACAAGTTTCAGAGGTTTTGAAAACCCAAGGAGCTCAACTTATACTCCCGGTGGCAGTCCTTCATGCTGCAGCCTTTGCTATTGGCTACTGGATTTCTAAGTTTTCTTTCGGCGAGTCCACTTCGCGCACCATTTCTATAGAATGTGGAATGCAA AGTTCAGCGCTCGGGTTCTTGCTTGCACAAAAGCATTTCACAAACCCTCTAGTTGCTGTTCCTTCTGCAGTCAGTGTTGTCTGTATGGCG CTTGGCGGGAGTGGCTTGGCCGTGTTCTGGAGAAACCAACCAATTCCGGCAGATGACAAGGATGACTTCAAGGAGTGA